One Pygocentrus nattereri isolate fPygNat1 chromosome 23, fPygNat1.pri, whole genome shotgun sequence genomic window carries:
- the zgc:163098 gene encoding U2 snRNP-associated SURP motif-containing protein isoform X3 — MAEKKGKSTGVKRVLTKKEQEEIKKKEEEKAAEVFEEFLASFDGSEKSGVKTFVRGGIVNATKEEEAAEVKKSKLYRPASKFTPVPQNVSPVQPAEHKKTVVKKKTEEKKKSNLELFKEELKQIQEEREERYKRKKNDPGGVYPDVDLSLTRRSIFDDDPTVPTTTNLYIGCINPKMTEEMLCKEFGKYGPLASVKIMWPRTEEERTRVTNRGFVAFMTRKDAERALAALDGKTVMGFEMKLGWGKAVRIPPQPLYTPIGVLKTTAPPPPSGLPFNAQPRDRFRNDFTKPRSRSQEDFYKTLYDAVVTVVIPSERNLLCLIHRMIEFVVREGPMFEAIIMSREQSNPDFRFLFDNKSQEHVYYRWKLYSILQGDSPSEWKTSHFRMFRGGSLWRPPVLKPYLHGDEESEDGPPPSPEEELKKGQLKAEHREQLEVLLRGLTPRRVEIGDAMLFCLEKAEAAEEVVSCITESLSILHTPLQKKVARLYLVSDILYNSCAKVTNASYYRKYFETRLPQIFSDVGEAYRNIQARLQAEQFKQKIMTCFRAWEDWAIYPESFLIQLQNIFLGLIKPGEEVIERTETASPDLDGAPLDGAPLDGAEIDGTPLDDLDGSPMPWDPSSIDGVPVDDLDGVPLGPPIDDIDGVPLDEGMDKMVPSVALSKWERVDDVEPSAKSDCEDEMSVGDVKDNEMDSDDVSSSDDAASPSRYEGAEFKSSLRNFEMSESKRTRLRELEVKVMKFQDELESGKRERKSSMSLQQQEFDKDDEEKKDKSASKQKDKPKKEERRDRGEDKSKGREREKEREREKEKEREKERDRERSKKSEDRERSRGRSRDKEEKRDRTRSRSPRKSKRSRSPSPQPQRKSWRSSSRSPHRSHKKAKKSKH, encoded by the exons ATGGCAGAGAAAAAAGGGAAGTCTACGGGAGTGAAGAGGGTACTTACgaagaaagagcaagaggagaTCAAGAAAAAG GAAGAAGAAAAGGCAGCTGAAGTCTTTGAGGAGTTCTTGGCGTCTTTCGATGGCAGTGAGAAGAGTGGAGTAAAGACTTTTGTACGAGGGGGGATCGTAAACGCCACTAAAG AGGAGGAGGCAGCAGAGGTGAAGAAGAGTAAACTTTACAGACCTGCTTCTAAATTCACTCCTGTACCTCAGAATGTGTCACCAGTTCAGCCTGCAGAGCATAAGAAAACT GTGGTTAAAAAGAAGactgaggagaagaagaagagtaacCTGGAATTATTCAAAGAGGAGCTGAAACA AatacaggaagagagagaagagcggTACAAAAGGAAGAAGAATGATCCTGGAGGAGTTTATCCAGATGTGGATCTATCGCTGACACGACGGTCAA taTTTGATGATGACCCAACAGTGCCAACCACTACTAACCTCTACATTGGCTGCATCAATCCCAAG ATGACGGAGGAGATGCTGTGTAAGGAGTTTGGAAAGTATGGCCCACTGGCCAGTGTCAAGATAATGTGGCCTAggacagaagaggagaggacCAGAGTGACCAACCGGGGCTTTGTGGCCTTCATGACACGGAAAGATGCCGAGAGGGCGTTGGCTGCTTTAGATG GAAAAACGGTGATGGGTTTTGAGATGAAGCTGGGCTGGGGGAAAGCTGTACGGATTCCACCCCAGCCCCTCTACACCCCCATAGGGGTGCTGAAGACCACGGCCCCACCTCCCCCCTCTGGGCTGCCCTTCAATGCTCAGCCACGGGACCGCTTCCGCAATGACTTCACCAAACCTCGCAGCCGCTCCCAAGAAGACTTTTACAAG ACTCTGTACGACGCCGTAGTGACAGTGGTTATCCCATCAGAAAG GAACCTGCTGTGCCTCATCCACAGGATGATTGAGTTTGTGGTGAGAGAGGGACCCATGTTCGAGGCCATAATCATGAGCCGAGAGCAGAGCAACCCAGACTTCAG GTTTCTGTTTGATAATAAGAGTCAGGAGCATGTTTACTACAGATGGAAGCTCTACTCCATACTGCAG gGAGACAGTCCGAGCGAGTGGAAGACGTCACATTTCCGAATGTTTCGGGGTGGCTCTCTGTGGAGGCCCCCTGTCCTCAAACCATATCTCCATGGAGACGAGGAGTCAGAGGATGGTCCCCCCCCCTCTCCGGAGGAGGAGCTAAAGAAAGGGCAGCTAAAGGCCGA ACACAGAGAACAGTTGGAGGTGTTGTTGCGGGGTTTAACACCCCGTCGAGTGGAGATTGGAGACGCCATGCTGTTCTGTCTGGAGAAGGCTGAAGCTGCAGAGGAGGTGGTCTCCTGTATCACGGAGTCACTCTCCATACTACACACCCCACTACAGAAGAAG GTTGCAAGgctgtatttggtttcagaCATCTTGTACAACTCCTGTGCCAAAGTCACTAACGCGTCCTACTACAGAAAATA CTTTGAGACGAGGCTGCCTCAGATTTTCAGTGACGTTGGGGAAGCATATAGAAACATCCAGGCCAGACTGCAGGCTGAACAGTTCAAG CAAAAGATCATGACTTGTTTCCGAGCATGGGAGGACTGGGCCATTTACCCAGAATCCTTTTTGATCCAGCTGCAGAACATCTTCCTTGGCCTCATCAAACCAGGAGAGGAAGTCATTGAAAGGACAGAG ACTGCTTCTCCAGACCTGGATGGTGCTCCGTTAGATGGAGCGCCTCTGGACGGGGCAGAGATTGACGGCACACCTCTGGACGACCTGGACGGCTCCCCAATGCCATGGGACCCTTCCTCCATTGATGGGGTTCCCGTGGATGACCTAGATGGGGTCCCGCTCGGACCCCCAATAGATGACATTGACGGTGTGCCCT TAGATGAAGGCATGGATAAGATGGTGCCCAGTGTTGCCTTGTCTAAATGGGAGAGAGTGGACGATGTTGAGCCTTCAG CTAAATCAGACTGTGAAGATGAGATGAGTGTTGG tgatgtgaaggaTAATGAGATGGACTCTGATGATGTCAGCAGCAGCGATGACGCAGCCAGCCCCAGCAGGTACGAGGGGGCGGAGTTTAAGAGCAGCCTGAGAAACTTCGAGATGTCTGAGAGCAAGAGAACTCGACTCCGAGAGCTGGAG gTGAAGGTGATGAAGTTCCAGGATGAGCTGGAAtctgggaagagagagaggaagtctAGCATGAGCCTCCAACAACAG GAGTTTGATAAAGAtgatgaagaaaagaaagacaagtCAGCGAGCAAGCAGAAGGACAAACCAAAGAAAGAAGAGCGGAGAGACCGAGGGGAAGACAAAAGCAAagggcgagagagggagaaggagagagaacgggagaaggagaaggagagagaaaaagagagggacagagagaggagcaaGAAGAGTGAGGACCGGGAGAGGAGCAGGGGGAGGAGCCGAgacaaagaggagaagagagacag GACGAGGTCTCGGTCACCGCGGAAGTCGAAGCGTTCCCGCTCTCCGTCGCCTCAGCCTCAGCGCAAGTCCTGGAGGTCTTCGTCTCGATCGCCCCACCGCTCGCACAAGAAGGCCAAGAAAAGCAAACACTGA
- the zgc:163098 gene encoding U2 snRNP-associated SURP motif-containing protein isoform X2: MAEKKGKSTGVKRVLTKKEQEEIKKKEEEKAAEVFEEFLASFDGSEKSGVKTFVRGGIVNATKEEEAAEVKKSKLYRPASKFTPVPQNVSPVQPAEHKKTVVKKKTEEKKKSNLELFKEELKQIQEEREERYKRKKNDPGGVYPDVDLSLTRRSIFDDDPTVPTTTNLYIGCINPKMTEEMLCKEFGKYGPLASVKIMWPRTEEERTRVTNRGFVAFMTRKDAERALAALDGKTVMGFEMKLGWGKAVRIPPQPLYTPIGVLKTTAPPPPSGLPFNAQPRDRFRNDFTKPRSRSQEDFYKTLYDAVVTVVIPSERNLLCLIHRMIEFVVREGPMFEAIIMSREQSNPDFRFLFDNKSQEHVYYRWKLYSILQGDSPSEWKTSHFRMFRGGSLWRPPVLKPYLHGDEESEDGPPPSPEEELKKGQLKAEHREQLEVLLRGLTPRRVEIGDAMLFCLEKAEAAEEVVSCITESLSILHTPLQKKVARLYLVSDILYNSCAKVTNASYYRKYFETRLPQIFSDVGEAYRNIQARLQAEQFKQKIMTCFRAWEDWAIYPESFLIQLQNIFLGLIKPGEEVIERTETASPDLDGAPLDGAPLDGAEIDGTPLDDLDGSPMPWDPSSIDGVPVDDLDGVPLGPPIDDIDGVPYEGMDKMVPSVALSKWERVDDVEPSAKSDCEDEMSVGDVKDNEMDSDDVSSSDDAASPSRYEGAEFKSSLRNFEMSESKRTRLRELEVKVMKFQDELESGKRERKSSMSLQQQVQHYRNKLLQKEFDKDDEEKKDKSASKQKDKPKKEERRDRGEDKSKGREREKEREREKEKEREKERDRERSKKSEDRERSRGRSRDKEEKRDRTRSRSPRKSKRSRSPSPQPQRKSWRSSSRSPHRSHKKAKKSKH, encoded by the exons ATGGCAGAGAAAAAAGGGAAGTCTACGGGAGTGAAGAGGGTACTTACgaagaaagagcaagaggagaTCAAGAAAAAG GAAGAAGAAAAGGCAGCTGAAGTCTTTGAGGAGTTCTTGGCGTCTTTCGATGGCAGTGAGAAGAGTGGAGTAAAGACTTTTGTACGAGGGGGGATCGTAAACGCCACTAAAG AGGAGGAGGCAGCAGAGGTGAAGAAGAGTAAACTTTACAGACCTGCTTCTAAATTCACTCCTGTACCTCAGAATGTGTCACCAGTTCAGCCTGCAGAGCATAAGAAAACT GTGGTTAAAAAGAAGactgaggagaagaagaagagtaacCTGGAATTATTCAAAGAGGAGCTGAAACA AatacaggaagagagagaagagcggTACAAAAGGAAGAAGAATGATCCTGGAGGAGTTTATCCAGATGTGGATCTATCGCTGACACGACGGTCAA taTTTGATGATGACCCAACAGTGCCAACCACTACTAACCTCTACATTGGCTGCATCAATCCCAAG ATGACGGAGGAGATGCTGTGTAAGGAGTTTGGAAAGTATGGCCCACTGGCCAGTGTCAAGATAATGTGGCCTAggacagaagaggagaggacCAGAGTGACCAACCGGGGCTTTGTGGCCTTCATGACACGGAAAGATGCCGAGAGGGCGTTGGCTGCTTTAGATG GAAAAACGGTGATGGGTTTTGAGATGAAGCTGGGCTGGGGGAAAGCTGTACGGATTCCACCCCAGCCCCTCTACACCCCCATAGGGGTGCTGAAGACCACGGCCCCACCTCCCCCCTCTGGGCTGCCCTTCAATGCTCAGCCACGGGACCGCTTCCGCAATGACTTCACCAAACCTCGCAGCCGCTCCCAAGAAGACTTTTACAAG ACTCTGTACGACGCCGTAGTGACAGTGGTTATCCCATCAGAAAG GAACCTGCTGTGCCTCATCCACAGGATGATTGAGTTTGTGGTGAGAGAGGGACCCATGTTCGAGGCCATAATCATGAGCCGAGAGCAGAGCAACCCAGACTTCAG GTTTCTGTTTGATAATAAGAGTCAGGAGCATGTTTACTACAGATGGAAGCTCTACTCCATACTGCAG gGAGACAGTCCGAGCGAGTGGAAGACGTCACATTTCCGAATGTTTCGGGGTGGCTCTCTGTGGAGGCCCCCTGTCCTCAAACCATATCTCCATGGAGACGAGGAGTCAGAGGATGGTCCCCCCCCCTCTCCGGAGGAGGAGCTAAAGAAAGGGCAGCTAAAGGCCGA ACACAGAGAACAGTTGGAGGTGTTGTTGCGGGGTTTAACACCCCGTCGAGTGGAGATTGGAGACGCCATGCTGTTCTGTCTGGAGAAGGCTGAAGCTGCAGAGGAGGTGGTCTCCTGTATCACGGAGTCACTCTCCATACTACACACCCCACTACAGAAGAAG GTTGCAAGgctgtatttggtttcagaCATCTTGTACAACTCCTGTGCCAAAGTCACTAACGCGTCCTACTACAGAAAATA CTTTGAGACGAGGCTGCCTCAGATTTTCAGTGACGTTGGGGAAGCATATAGAAACATCCAGGCCAGACTGCAGGCTGAACAGTTCAAG CAAAAGATCATGACTTGTTTCCGAGCATGGGAGGACTGGGCCATTTACCCAGAATCCTTTTTGATCCAGCTGCAGAACATCTTCCTTGGCCTCATCAAACCAGGAGAGGAAGTCATTGAAAGGACAGAG ACTGCTTCTCCAGACCTGGATGGTGCTCCGTTAGATGGAGCGCCTCTGGACGGGGCAGAGATTGACGGCACACCTCTGGACGACCTGGACGGCTCCCCAATGCCATGGGACCCTTCCTCCATTGATGGGGTTCCCGTGGATGACCTAGATGGGGTCCCGCTCGGACCCCCAATAGATGACATTGACGGTGTGCCCT ATGAAGGCATGGATAAGATGGTGCCCAGTGTTGCCTTGTCTAAATGGGAGAGAGTGGACGATGTTGAGCCTTCAG CTAAATCAGACTGTGAAGATGAGATGAGTGTTGG tgatgtgaaggaTAATGAGATGGACTCTGATGATGTCAGCAGCAGCGATGACGCAGCCAGCCCCAGCAGGTACGAGGGGGCGGAGTTTAAGAGCAGCCTGAGAAACTTCGAGATGTCTGAGAGCAAGAGAACTCGACTCCGAGAGCTGGAG gTGAAGGTGATGAAGTTCCAGGATGAGCTGGAAtctgggaagagagagaggaagtctAGCATGAGCCTCCAACAACAGGTTCAGCACTACAGAAACAAACTGTTACAGAAG GAGTTTGATAAAGAtgatgaagaaaagaaagacaagtCAGCGAGCAAGCAGAAGGACAAACCAAAGAAAGAAGAGCGGAGAGACCGAGGGGAAGACAAAAGCAAagggcgagagagggagaaggagagagaacgggagaaggagaaggagagagaaaaagagagggacagagagaggagcaaGAAGAGTGAGGACCGGGAGAGGAGCAGGGGGAGGAGCCGAgacaaagaggagaagagagacag GACGAGGTCTCGGTCACCGCGGAAGTCGAAGCGTTCCCGCTCTCCGTCGCCTCAGCCTCAGCGCAAGTCCTGGAGGTCTTCGTCTCGATCGCCCCACCGCTCGCACAAGAAGGCCAAGAAAAGCAAACACTGA
- the zgc:163098 gene encoding U2 snRNP-associated SURP motif-containing protein isoform X1 — protein sequence MAEKKGKSTGVKRVLTKKEQEEIKKKEEEKAAEVFEEFLASFDGSEKSGVKTFVRGGIVNATKEEEAAEVKKSKLYRPASKFTPVPQNVSPVQPAEHKKTVVKKKTEEKKKSNLELFKEELKQIQEEREERYKRKKNDPGGVYPDVDLSLTRRSIFDDDPTVPTTTNLYIGCINPKMTEEMLCKEFGKYGPLASVKIMWPRTEEERTRVTNRGFVAFMTRKDAERALAALDGKTVMGFEMKLGWGKAVRIPPQPLYTPIGVLKTTAPPPPSGLPFNAQPRDRFRNDFTKPRSRSQEDFYKTLYDAVVTVVIPSERNLLCLIHRMIEFVVREGPMFEAIIMSREQSNPDFRFLFDNKSQEHVYYRWKLYSILQGDSPSEWKTSHFRMFRGGSLWRPPVLKPYLHGDEESEDGPPPSPEEELKKGQLKAEHREQLEVLLRGLTPRRVEIGDAMLFCLEKAEAAEEVVSCITESLSILHTPLQKKVARLYLVSDILYNSCAKVTNASYYRKYFETRLPQIFSDVGEAYRNIQARLQAEQFKQKIMTCFRAWEDWAIYPESFLIQLQNIFLGLIKPGEEVIERTETASPDLDGAPLDGAPLDGAEIDGTPLDDLDGSPMPWDPSSIDGVPVDDLDGVPLGPPIDDIDGVPLDEGMDKMVPSVALSKWERVDDVEPSAKSDCEDEMSVGDVKDNEMDSDDVSSSDDAASPSRYEGAEFKSSLRNFEMSESKRTRLRELEVKVMKFQDELESGKRERKSSMSLQQQVQHYRNKLLQKEFDKDDEEKKDKSASKQKDKPKKEERRDRGEDKSKGREREKEREREKEKEREKERDRERSKKSEDRERSRGRSRDKEEKRDRTRSRSPRKSKRSRSPSPQPQRKSWRSSSRSPHRSHKKAKKSKH from the exons ATGGCAGAGAAAAAAGGGAAGTCTACGGGAGTGAAGAGGGTACTTACgaagaaagagcaagaggagaTCAAGAAAAAG GAAGAAGAAAAGGCAGCTGAAGTCTTTGAGGAGTTCTTGGCGTCTTTCGATGGCAGTGAGAAGAGTGGAGTAAAGACTTTTGTACGAGGGGGGATCGTAAACGCCACTAAAG AGGAGGAGGCAGCAGAGGTGAAGAAGAGTAAACTTTACAGACCTGCTTCTAAATTCACTCCTGTACCTCAGAATGTGTCACCAGTTCAGCCTGCAGAGCATAAGAAAACT GTGGTTAAAAAGAAGactgaggagaagaagaagagtaacCTGGAATTATTCAAAGAGGAGCTGAAACA AatacaggaagagagagaagagcggTACAAAAGGAAGAAGAATGATCCTGGAGGAGTTTATCCAGATGTGGATCTATCGCTGACACGACGGTCAA taTTTGATGATGACCCAACAGTGCCAACCACTACTAACCTCTACATTGGCTGCATCAATCCCAAG ATGACGGAGGAGATGCTGTGTAAGGAGTTTGGAAAGTATGGCCCACTGGCCAGTGTCAAGATAATGTGGCCTAggacagaagaggagaggacCAGAGTGACCAACCGGGGCTTTGTGGCCTTCATGACACGGAAAGATGCCGAGAGGGCGTTGGCTGCTTTAGATG GAAAAACGGTGATGGGTTTTGAGATGAAGCTGGGCTGGGGGAAAGCTGTACGGATTCCACCCCAGCCCCTCTACACCCCCATAGGGGTGCTGAAGACCACGGCCCCACCTCCCCCCTCTGGGCTGCCCTTCAATGCTCAGCCACGGGACCGCTTCCGCAATGACTTCACCAAACCTCGCAGCCGCTCCCAAGAAGACTTTTACAAG ACTCTGTACGACGCCGTAGTGACAGTGGTTATCCCATCAGAAAG GAACCTGCTGTGCCTCATCCACAGGATGATTGAGTTTGTGGTGAGAGAGGGACCCATGTTCGAGGCCATAATCATGAGCCGAGAGCAGAGCAACCCAGACTTCAG GTTTCTGTTTGATAATAAGAGTCAGGAGCATGTTTACTACAGATGGAAGCTCTACTCCATACTGCAG gGAGACAGTCCGAGCGAGTGGAAGACGTCACATTTCCGAATGTTTCGGGGTGGCTCTCTGTGGAGGCCCCCTGTCCTCAAACCATATCTCCATGGAGACGAGGAGTCAGAGGATGGTCCCCCCCCCTCTCCGGAGGAGGAGCTAAAGAAAGGGCAGCTAAAGGCCGA ACACAGAGAACAGTTGGAGGTGTTGTTGCGGGGTTTAACACCCCGTCGAGTGGAGATTGGAGACGCCATGCTGTTCTGTCTGGAGAAGGCTGAAGCTGCAGAGGAGGTGGTCTCCTGTATCACGGAGTCACTCTCCATACTACACACCCCACTACAGAAGAAG GTTGCAAGgctgtatttggtttcagaCATCTTGTACAACTCCTGTGCCAAAGTCACTAACGCGTCCTACTACAGAAAATA CTTTGAGACGAGGCTGCCTCAGATTTTCAGTGACGTTGGGGAAGCATATAGAAACATCCAGGCCAGACTGCAGGCTGAACAGTTCAAG CAAAAGATCATGACTTGTTTCCGAGCATGGGAGGACTGGGCCATTTACCCAGAATCCTTTTTGATCCAGCTGCAGAACATCTTCCTTGGCCTCATCAAACCAGGAGAGGAAGTCATTGAAAGGACAGAG ACTGCTTCTCCAGACCTGGATGGTGCTCCGTTAGATGGAGCGCCTCTGGACGGGGCAGAGATTGACGGCACACCTCTGGACGACCTGGACGGCTCCCCAATGCCATGGGACCCTTCCTCCATTGATGGGGTTCCCGTGGATGACCTAGATGGGGTCCCGCTCGGACCCCCAATAGATGACATTGACGGTGTGCCCT TAGATGAAGGCATGGATAAGATGGTGCCCAGTGTTGCCTTGTCTAAATGGGAGAGAGTGGACGATGTTGAGCCTTCAG CTAAATCAGACTGTGAAGATGAGATGAGTGTTGG tgatgtgaaggaTAATGAGATGGACTCTGATGATGTCAGCAGCAGCGATGACGCAGCCAGCCCCAGCAGGTACGAGGGGGCGGAGTTTAAGAGCAGCCTGAGAAACTTCGAGATGTCTGAGAGCAAGAGAACTCGACTCCGAGAGCTGGAG gTGAAGGTGATGAAGTTCCAGGATGAGCTGGAAtctgggaagagagagaggaagtctAGCATGAGCCTCCAACAACAGGTTCAGCACTACAGAAACAAACTGTTACAGAAG GAGTTTGATAAAGAtgatgaagaaaagaaagacaagtCAGCGAGCAAGCAGAAGGACAAACCAAAGAAAGAAGAGCGGAGAGACCGAGGGGAAGACAAAAGCAAagggcgagagagggagaaggagagagaacgggagaaggagaaggagagagaaaaagagagggacagagagaggagcaaGAAGAGTGAGGACCGGGAGAGGAGCAGGGGGAGGAGCCGAgacaaagaggagaagagagacag GACGAGGTCTCGGTCACCGCGGAAGTCGAAGCGTTCCCGCTCTCCGTCGCCTCAGCCTCAGCGCAAGTCCTGGAGGTCTTCGTCTCGATCGCCCCACCGCTCGCACAAGAAGGCCAAGAAAAGCAAACACTGA